One segment of Leucoraja erinacea ecotype New England chromosome 7, Leri_hhj_1, whole genome shotgun sequence DNA contains the following:
- the hspe1 gene encoding 10 kDa heat shock protein, mitochondrial encodes MAGQAFRKFLPLFDRVLVERVAAETVTKGGIMLPEKSQGKVLQATVLAIGPGSRVKSGEIQPVNVKVGETVLLPEYGGTKVVLEDKDYYLFRDGDILGKYTE; translated from the exons ATG GCAGGTCAAGCATTCAGAAAGTTTCTTCCTCTCTTCGATCGTGTATTGGTGGAAAGAGTTGCAGCAGAAACAGTGACAAAAGGTGGCATCATGCTTCCTGAGAAATCTCAGGGAAAAGTGCTGCAAGCAACAGTCCTAGCAATTGGACCTGGCAGCCGAGTGAAG AGTGGCGAGATTCAGCCAGTTAATGTAAAAGTCGGTGAGACTGTTTTACTGCCAGAATATGGAGGAACAAAAGTTGTTTTAGAAGATAAG GATTATTACTTGTTCAGGGATGGAGATATTCTTGGAAAATACACAGAATAG